One Pristiophorus japonicus isolate sPriJap1 chromosome 19, sPriJap1.hap1, whole genome shotgun sequence genomic window carries:
- the LOC139230509 gene encoding protein phosphatase 1 regulatory subunit 29-like: MSRAGLWAAMVLLTQLGNVCGDCWLIEGEKGYVWLAICSQNQPPYEAIPQHINSTVLDLRLNENKLKILLYSSLSRFGNLTDLNLTKNEIGYVEDGAFSVQSNLRVLQLGYNRLTNLTENMLRGLTRLEYMYVQHNLIESISVNSFWECPNLVSVDLSANKLARLESATFTSLSGLLVCELAGNPFNCSCDLVGFLSWLAEFNNVTKTYDRLQCESPPEYAGFPLLSPRPSSGGGRNAISLLASSCRNGVKIVPFSTPMASRDPEAYSSGINPAEFSSTEPITTYTLDASNSPTIKLHHVTITGATLAVQIPSPYSRMYILVQYNNSYVSDVTNLRNRKEYIKLEKLKAHTDYTFCVASIQKSQRFNHTCLTFATRGRMISQPSNSSTTTHYIMTILGCLFGMVIVLGVVYYCLRKRRIQEEKQKSINVKKTILEMRYGPESETSSMIHSMQKFHEQPISVSRMSSLPSVSGEKGQFKPIEVNETPKATKGNYIEVRTGEVSERKEEEAKQPENGQGSTAEISTIAKEVDKVNQIINNCIDALKLDSAAFIGADSEISIDRQITPSTSSSQLERPGFLSPGYKEGSYPLQRQSSVDAAKKRCSISSSGSGKSTRVFSLDIPDQASKAEAKYIEKSGPTPTPLKRLPSAVPAEIHRLEVQQTYHCSEHRHSFPALYYEEHGDTLSQRSTLLKPLSRSKRDSAYSQLSPRHQFSGYSSSPEYSSESTHKIWERFRPYKKHPREEVYMAAGHALRKKVQFAKDEDLHDILDYWKGVSAQQKL; the protein is encoded by the coding sequence ATGTCCCGTGCGGGCCTGTGGGCGGCGATGGTGCTACTGACCCAGCTCGGTAACGTCTGCGGAGACTGTTGGCTCATCGAGGGAGAGAAAGGCTATGTCTGGCTGGCCATCTGCAGCCAGAACCAGCCGCCTTACGAGGCCATCCCTCAGCACATCAACAGCACGGTGCTGGACCTCCGCCTCAACGAGAATAAGCTCAAGATCCTGCTGTACAGCTCGCTCAGCCGCTTTGGCAACCTGACCGACCTCAACCTGACCAAGAACGAGATCGGCTACGTCGAGGATGGCGCCTTCTCGGTGCAGTCAAACCTTCGGGTGCTGCAGCTGGGCTACAACAGGCTGACCAACCTGACAGAGAACATGCTGCGGGGCCTCACCCGGCTGGAGTACATGTACGTGCAGCACAATCTGATCGAGAGCATCTCGGTCAACAGCTTCTGGGAGTGCCCCAACCTCGTCAGCGTCGACCTGTCGGCCAACAAGCTGGCCCGGCTGGAGAGCGCTACCTTCACCAGCCTCAGTGGCCTGCTGGTGTGCGAGCTGGCCGGCAACCCGTTCAACTGCTCGTGCGACCTGGTCGGCTTCCTGAGCTGGCTGGCCGAGTTCAACAACGTCACCAAGACCTACGACCGGCTGCAGTGCGAGAGCCCCCCCGAGTACGCCGGCTTCCCGCTCCTCAGCCCCCGGCCTAGCAGCGGCGGCGGCCGCAATGCCATCAGCCTGCTCGCCTCCTCCTGTCGCAACGGGGTGAAAAtagtccccttctccacccccatggCCTCCAGGGACCCCGAGGCCTACTCCTCGGGCATCAACCCAGCGGAGTTCTCCTCCACGGAGCCCATCACGACATACACGCTGGACGCCTCCAACAGCCCGACCATCAAGCTGCACCACGTGACCATCACCGGGGCAACGCTGGCGGTTCAGATCCCCTCCCCCTACAGCAGGATGTACATCCTGGTCCAGTACAACAACAGTTATGTTTCGGACGTCACAAATCTGCGCAACCGGAAAGAATATATCAAGCTGGAGAAGCTGAAGGCCCACACCGATTATACCTTCTGCGTGGCCTCCATTCAAAAGTCCCAGCGGTTCAACCACACCTGCTTGACCTTTGCTACCAGAGGGCGAATGATAAGCCAGCCCTCCAACTCTTCCACCACGACGCACTACATCATGACCATACTGGGGTGCCTGTTTGGCATGGTCATCGTACTGGGGGTGGTTTACTACTGCTTACGCAAACGCAGAATTCAAGAGGAGAAGCAAAAGTCCATCAACGTCAAGAAAACCATTTTGGAGATGAGGTACGGGCCGGAGTCCGAGACCAGCAGCATGATTCACTCGATGCAGAAGTTCCACGAGCAGCCCATTTCCGTCTCCAGAATGTCCTCCCTGCCATCGGTGTCGGGGGAGAAAGGACAATTCAAGCCCATCGAGGTGAACGAGACCCCCAAGGCCACCAAGGGCAACTACATCGAAGTGCGCACCGGCGAGGTCTCCGAGCGCAAGGAAGAGGAGGCCAAGCAGCCGGAAAACGGGCAGGGCTCGACGGCCGAGATCTCCACCATCGCCAAGGAGGTGGACAAGGTCAACCAGATCATCAACAACTGCATCGACGCGCTGAAGCTGGACTCTGCCGCCTTCATCGGCGCCGACTCCGAGATCTCCATCGACCGCCAGATCACCCCCAGCACGTCCTCCTCCCAGCTGGAGAGGCCCGGCTTCCTCTCGCCCGGCTACAAGGAAGGGAGCTACCCGCTGCAGCGGCAGAGCAGCGTGGACGCCGCCAAGAAGCGCTGCAGCATCTCCTCCAGCGGCTCGGGGAAGAGCACCCGAGTCTTCAGCCTCGACATTCCCGACCAGGCCTCCAAGGCGGAGGCCAAGTACATCGAGAAGAGCGGCCCGACTCCCACGCCCTTGAAGCGGCTCCCCTCCGCGGTGCCGGCGGAGATCCATCGCCTGGAGGTACAGCAGACCTACCACTGCAGCGAGCACCGCCACTCCTTCCCTGCCTTGTACTACGAAGAGCACGGCGACACTTTGAGCCAGAGGTCCACGCTCTTAAAGCCTCTCTCCCGCTCCAAAAGGGACTCCGCCTACTCCCAGCTCTCCCCCAGGCACCAGTTCTCTGGATATTCCTCCAGCCCGGAATACTCGTCGGAAAGCACTCACAAGATCTGGGAGCGATTCCGCCCCTATAAAAAGCACCCCCGGGAGGAGGTGTACATGGCAGCTGGACACGCCTTGCGAAAAAAGGTCCAGTTTGCCAAAGATGAAGACTTGCACGATATTTTAGATTATTGGAAAGGCGTTTCTGCCCAGCAAAAGTTGTGA